A genome region from Erigeron canadensis isolate Cc75 chromosome 3, C_canadensis_v1, whole genome shotgun sequence includes the following:
- the LOC122590483 gene encoding class V chitinase CHIT5b-like, whose translation MEFLKVPTTILVILSLSICSFGTTSMNSMHSSVGPNKGAYWPSWTTNFPPSAIDTTLFTHVYYAFLSPSNITFKFEIDYPIALSLKNFTTTLHKKKPAVKTMLSIGGAAEGPKIFSRMAMSHESRKSFILSTIEVARKFEFDGLDLDWEFPQTPVDMVNLRRLLHEWRAAVKKEAKETCKPQILLSAATYYNPVVTLDDVYRKYPVTSINKNLDWINAMCYDYRGSWDKTATGAQAALYDPHSNISTSYGLQAWIKAKIHKDKLVMGLPLYGRTWQLKDPNVYGIGAPAVDVGPGIEGQMPYVDVEKFNIQNNAIVVFDISTVSTYSVAGTSWIGYDDVRSTEMKVAYARELEIGGYFFWAVNGDHEWKISRQASKTWTQ comes from the exons ATGGAATTCCTCAAAGTTCCTACTACTATCCTTGTGATTTTGAGTCTCTCCATTTGTAGTTTTGGCACTACTTCAATGAACTCTATGCATTCTTCAGTTGGCCCAAACAAAGGGGCTTATTGGCCTTCATGGACCACAAATTTTCCTCCATCCGCAATTGACACCACTCTTTTCACTCATGTTTATTATGCTTTTCTTTCTCCTAGTAACATCACATTTAAATTCGAAATCGATTATCCAATCGCTTTGTCACTCAAAAACTTCACTACAACCCTTCACAAAAAGAAACCGGCTGTCAAGACAATGCTTTCCATTGGAGGTGCCGCCGAAGGTCCAAAGATCTTTTCGCGTATGGCCATGAGCCACGAGTCAAGAAAGAGTTTCATCCTTTCTACTATAGAAGTAGCGCGCAAGTTTGAGTTTGATGGACTTGACCTAGATTGGGAATTCCCTCAAACCCCGGTCGATATGGTTAACCTACGCCGCTTGCTTCACGAGTGGAGAGCCGCGGTCAAGAAAGAGGCTAAGGAAACATGTAAGCCTCAAATTCTTCTTTCCGCGGCCACATACTACAACCCGGTAGTAACCCTAGACGACGTATATCGTAAGTATCCAGTgacttcaataaataaaaatcttgaTTGGATAAATGCAATGTGCTATGACTATCGTGGGTCATGGGACAAAACTGCAACGGGGGCCCAAGCCGCATTATATGATCCACATAGCAACATTAGCACAAGTTATGGGCTACAAGCATGGATCAAAGCAAAGATCCATAAAGACAAGTTAGTTATGGGTTTGCCATTATATGGTCGGACTTGGCAACTAAAGGACCCAAATGTATATGGTATCGGGGCTCCAGCCGTGGATGTTGGACCCGGGATTGAAGGACAAATGCCTTATGTTGATGTCGAAAAGTTCAATATTCAAAACAACGCAATCGTGGTATTTGACATCTCGACGGTGTCTACTTATTCTGTCGCGGGTACCTCATGGATCGGATATGATGATGTTAGATCGACAGAAATGAAAGTGGCATATGCCCGAGAACTTGAAATCGGTGGATACTTTTTTTGGGCCGTCAATGGTGATCATGAGTGGAAAATCTCTCGACAag CTTCGAAGACTTGGACTCAATGA
- the LOC122593242 gene encoding alpha/beta hydrolase domain-containing protein 17B-like, translated as MGNVTSNIAAKFAFFPPEPPSYDVCIDEEVKPNGEKRYCFTGITADKNVDVHLLDTKVGNKIVATYWKHPFGRFTLLYSHGNAADLGQMQELFIELRAHLRLNIMSYDYSGYGASTGKPSEINTYYDIEAVYNCLKDKYGVKQEDIILYGQSVGSGPTLHLAARLQRLRGVVLHSAILSGIRVLYNVKMTLWFDIFKNIDKIQKVSCPVLVIHGTSDDIVDFSHGKRLWELAKEKYDPLWVQGGGHCNLETYPEYIRHLRKFVSAMEKVSIQKPNKQRVSSGSCMTGVKHNKCLRFGKK; from the exons ATGGGAAATGTAACATCAAATATAGCTGCAAAATTTGCATTTTTCCCACCAGAACCACCTTCATATGATGTTTGTATAGATGAAGAGGTGAAACCAAATGGTGAAAAAAGATATTGTTTTACAGGAATTACAGCTGATAAAAATGTTGATGTTCATCTTCTTGATACAAAAGTTGGAAACAAGATTGTTGCTACATATTGGAAACACCCTTTTGGTAGATTTACACTTTTGTATTCTCATGGAAATGCTGCTGATTTGGGTCAAATGCAAGAGTTATTTATTGAGCTTAGAGCTCACCTTAGACTTAACATCATGag TTATGATTACTCAGGATATGGAGCTTCCACAGGCAAG CCGTCTGAGATTAACACATACTACGACATAGAGGCAGTGTACAATTGTTTGAAAGACAAATATGGTGTTAAACAAGAAGATATTATCTTGTACGGACAATCTGTTGGCAGTGGGCCGACGTTACACTTGGCTGCTCGACTACAGAGATTGAGAGGCGTTGTTTTACATAGTGCTATTCTCTCAGGAATACGAGTTTTGTATAATGTAAAGATGACCCTCTGGTTTGATATATTTAAG AACATCGACAAAATACAGAAAGTCAGCTGTCCGGTTCTAGTTATACAC GGCACGAGTGATGATATTGTCGACTTCTCACATGGGAAGCGCTTATGGGAATTGGCAAAGGAAAAATACGATCCATTGTGGGTCCAGGGAGGAGGCCATTGCAACCTTGAAACTTACCCAGAGTACATAAGACATTTGCGCAAGTTTGTAAGTGCAATGGAGAAGGTCTCGATCCAGAAACCAAATAAGCAACGGGTTTCATCAGGATCATGCATGACAGGAGTCAAACACAACAAATGCTTGAGATTTGGTAAAAAGTAG